The Ruminococcus bovis genome includes a region encoding these proteins:
- a CDS encoding adenylosuccinate synthase, translated as MVKAIVGANWGDEGKGKITDVLAQNSDVVIRFQGGANAGHTIVNEYGKFALHQLPSGVFNSNVTNIIGNGVAFSVENFVKEMKELKDRGVPEPKILISDRAQIVMPYHVAFDCYEEERLGKNSFGSTKSGIAPFYSDKYSKIGFQINELYDDIDYLKEKIARTLEVKNATLKNLYNKPPISVDEIFNKLMEYRDALAPYVADTFTFLHDACKDGKNILLEGQLGSLKDTDFGIYPMVTSSNTIAGYGAVGAGGIPPYEIKDIVTVVKAYSSAVGAGEFVSEIFGEEADELRRRGGDGGEFGATTGRPRRMGWLDLVATRYGCRVQGATQVAFTVLDVLGYLDEIPVCVGYELDGEEIDYFPSTTKLKRCKPILKKLPGWKCDISGIKNYEDLPENCRNYIEFAEKEIGVPITMVSNGPAREDIIYR; from the coding sequence ATGGTTAAAGCTATAGTTGGTGCTAACTGGGGCGATGAAGGTAAGGGTAAAATTACTGATGTATTAGCTCAGAACTCTGATGTAGTAATTCGTTTTCAGGGTGGTGCTAATGCAGGTCATACTATCGTAAATGAATACGGTAAGTTTGCACTTCACCAGTTACCATCAGGTGTATTTAATAGCAATGTTACAAATATTATCGGTAATGGCGTTGCATTCTCAGTAGAGAATTTTGTAAAAGAAATGAAGGAATTAAAGGACAGAGGTGTTCCTGAACCAAAGATTTTAATTTCTGACAGAGCACAAATCGTAATGCCTTATCATGTTGCATTTGACTGCTATGAAGAAGAAAGACTAGGCAAGAACTCTTTTGGTTCAACAAAGAGTGGTATTGCTCCTTTCTATTCAGATAAGTATAGCAAAATTGGTTTCCAAATCAATGAACTTTATGATGATATTGATTATCTAAAGGAAAAGATTGCAAGAACTCTTGAAGTTAAGAATGCAACACTTAAGAATCTATACAACAAACCTCCAATTTCAGTTGATGAAATCTTCAACAAGCTAATGGAATACAGAGATGCTCTTGCTCCATATGTTGCAGATACATTTACATTCTTGCATGATGCTTGTAAAGATGGTAAGAATATTCTATTAGAGGGTCAGCTAGGCTCACTAAAGGATACTGACTTTGGTATTTATCCAATGGTTACTTCCAGTAACACAATTGCAGGTTATGGTGCAGTTGGTGCAGGTGGTATTCCTCCATACGAAATCAAGGATATTGTTACAGTTGTTAAAGCATATTCAAGTGCTGTTGGTGCAGGTGAATTTGTTTCTGAAATCTTTGGTGAAGAGGCTGACGAACTTCGTAGAAGAGGTGGCGACGGTGGCGAATTTGGTGCTACAACAGGTCGTCCTCGTAGAATGGGTTGGTTAGACCTAGTTGCTACAAGATACGGTTGTCGTGTACAGGGTGCTACTCAGGTTGCATTTACTGTTCTTGATGTTCTTGGTTATCTTGACGAAATCCCTGTTTGTGTTGGTTACGAACTAGACGGTGAAGAAATCGACTACTTCCCATCAACAACAAAGCTAAAGAGATGTAAGCCAATTCTTAAGAAACTTCCAGGTTGGAAGTGCGACATTAGTGGCATTAAGAATTATGAAGACCTACCTGAGAACTGCCGTAACTATATTGAATTTGCAGAAAAAGAAATCGGTGTGCCAATTACTATGGTTTCTAACGGTCCTGCAAGAGAAGATATTATTTACAGATAA
- the guaA gene encoding glutamine-hydrolyzing GMP synthase — protein sequence MAKAKEKVLVLDFGGQYNQLIARRVRDHHVYAEIKQYTTDIEEIKAENYKGIIFTGGPNSVYDMSSPHYSKEILELGIPVLGICYGCQLITWMCDGKVESAINSEYGKIQIDISKSESKLFKDVPKENIVWMSHTDYVSEIPKGFEVTASSKDCPCAAFENVDKNLYAVQFHPEVTHSEYGNVILKNFLYEVCHCSGDWQMDSFIDNTVNALREKIGDKKVVLGLSGGVDSSVAAALLSKAVGKQLTCVFVDQGLMRKNEGDFVEETFTKLFDMNFVRVNCGHEFISKLKGATDPEDKRKIIGTEFYKVFWDKIREEADGGFFAQGTIYPDCIESGKGNADKIKTHHNKVAMPEDIKFDDVVEPLCDLFKDEVRVVGEKLGIPKELVWRQPFPGPGLGVRIIGEITEEKIKILQDADAVFRDEIAKSGIAQDLSQFFCVLPDVRTVGVMGDHRTYDHLVAIRAVTTDDFMTADFARIPYDVLARVSNRIVNECEHINRVVYDITSKPPGTIEWE from the coding sequence ATGGCGAAAGCAAAAGAAAAAGTTCTTGTTCTTGATTTTGGTGGTCAGTACAACCAGCTTATTGCAAGACGAGTTCGTGATCACCATGTATATGCTGAAATTAAGCAGTACACTACAGATATAGAAGAAATTAAGGCCGAAAATTATAAGGGCATTATTTTCACAGGTGGACCAAACTCAGTTTATGATATGAGTTCACCTCATTATTCAAAAGAAATCCTTGAACTAGGTATTCCGGTTCTTGGTATTTGCTATGGTTGTCAGCTAATCACATGGATGTGTGACGGTAAGGTTGAATCAGCTATTAATAGCGAATACGGTAAAATCCAAATTGATATTTCAAAGTCTGAGAGCAAACTGTTTAAGGATGTTCCTAAGGAAAATATTGTTTGGATGAGCCACACTGACTATGTTAGTGAAATTCCAAAAGGTTTTGAAGTTACTGCATCATCAAAGGACTGTCCTTGTGCAGCTTTTGAAAATGTAGATAAGAACCTATACGCAGTACAGTTCCATCCTGAAGTTACTCACTCAGAATATGGTAATGTTATTCTAAAGAACTTTCTTTATGAAGTTTGCCATTGTTCAGGTGACTGGCAGATGGATAGCTTTATCGACAATACAGTTAATGCACTAAGAGAAAAGATTGGTGACAAAAAGGTTGTCCTAGGTCTTTCCGGTGGTGTTGACAGTTCTGTTGCTGCTGCACTTCTAAGTAAGGCAGTAGGTAAGCAGTTAACTTGTGTATTTGTTGACCAAGGTTTAATGCGTAAAAATGAAGGTGACTTTGTTGAAGAAACTTTCACAAAGTTATTTGATATGAACTTTGTTCGTGTAAACTGTGGCCACGAATTTATCTCAAAACTAAAGGGTGCAACAGATCCTGAAGATAAGAGAAAGATTATCGGTACAGAATTCTATAAAGTATTCTGGGATAAAATCAGAGAAGAAGCTGATGGTGGTTTCTTTGCTCAAGGTACAATTTATCCTGACTGTATCGAAAGTGGTAAGGGTAACGCAGATAAAATCAAAACTCACCACAATAAGGTTGCAATGCCTGAAGATATTAAGTTTGATGATGTTGTTGAACCACTTTGCGACCTGTTTAAGGATGAAGTTAGAGTAGTTGGCGAAAAACTGGGTATCCCCAAGGAACTTGTTTGGAGACAACCATTCCCAGGCCCTGGTTTAGGTGTTAGAATTATTGGCGAAATCACAGAAGAAAAGATTAAAATTCTTCAAGATGCCGATGCAGTTTTCAGAGATGAAATTGCAAAGAGTGGTATCGCTCAGGATTTAAGCCAGTTCTTCTGTGTACTACCGGATGTTAGAACAGTTGGTGTTATGGGTGACCATAGAACATATGACCACCTTGTAGCAATTCGTGCAGTTACAACCGATGACTTTATGACTGCCGACTTTGCAAGAATCCCTTATGATGTCCTTGCAAGAGTCTCTAACCGTATCGTTAATGAGTGCGAACATATCAATCGTGTAGTTTACGATATTACATCAAAACCACCCGGCACAATCGAGTGGGAATAA
- a CDS encoding helix-turn-helix domain-containing protein has product MAIGERIKYIRNLKNFTQKYLGQLIGFPEKTADIRIAQYESGTRTPKADITKELAKALDVSPLALDVPDIDSELGLMHTLFALEDIYGLQAEEKDGETKLSFSNASVLRAVKAWAEQSAKLKAGEITKEEYDEWRYNYPKYDTDSEYVKLLSDDLNNAMLEAFEDKLKNQ; this is encoded by the coding sequence ATGGCTATCGGCGAAAGAATCAAATACATTCGTAACTTAAAGAATTTCACACAAAAGTATCTCGGTCAGCTTATCGGATTTCCCGAAAAAACTGCTGACATTAGAATCGCTCAGTATGAATCGGGCACAAGAACTCCGAAAGCAGATATTACAAAGGAGCTTGCAAAAGCGTTAGATGTTTCACCTCTTGCGTTGGATGTTCCCGACATTGACTCAGAGCTTGGGTTAATGCATACCTTATTCGCACTTGAGGATATCTACGGTTTACAAGCCGAAGAAAAGGACGGAGAAACCAAGCTGAGTTTTTCAAACGCTTCTGTTCTTCGGGCGGTAAAGGCGTGGGCAGAGCAAAGCGCCAAATTGAAAGCCGGAGAAATAACCAAGGAAGAGTATGACGAGTGGCGTTATAACTATCCTAAATATGACACTGACAGCGAATATGTAAAGCTGCTGTCAGATGACCTGAATAACGCTATGTTGGAAGCATTTGAGGACAAACTGAAAAATCAATAA
- a CDS encoding helix-turn-helix transcriptional regulator codes for MSGTMFMRVSEVAEELGVSESYAYKLIQKLNKELKATGCLTLPGRIDRKFFHDHIYATRTNSEKE; via the coding sequence ATGTCAGGAACTATGTTTATGCGAGTGAGTGAAGTTGCGGAGGAATTGGGCGTTTCCGAATCTTACGCATATAAACTCATTCAAAAGCTGAATAAAGAACTGAAGGCAACCGGATGCCTTACACTTCCGGGAAGAATTGACCGTAAATTCTTTCACGATCATATTTATGCGACCAGAACAAATAGTGAAAAGGAGTGA
- a CDS encoding site-specific integrase, whose protein sequence is MGAFKDKKSGSWYVQFRYTDWQGKRQQKLKRGFATKHEALEWEREFLLQKQTDVTMSFGSFYELYKKDIKPRLKENTWQTKENIIEGKIIPYFKDRKLCDISATDVIEWQNEIRTLKNKHGKLYSKTYLRTVHNQLSAMFNHAVRYYGLRTNPASIAGNMGEKESKEMKFWTLEEYKIFSEAMMDKTVSYYAFEMLYWTGIRLGELLALTPADFDFKAQTVTINKSFQHLAGKDIITSPKTKKSNRTINMPDFLCEEMQDYLSMFYSRGEDDRIFPISKSYLHHEMDRGAKQAGVKRIRIHDLRHSHVSLLIEMGFSALAIADRLGHESIDVTYRYAHLFPSKQKDMADRLNDLGKAG, encoded by the coding sequence ATGGGCGCATTTAAAGATAAGAAAAGCGGAAGCTGGTATGTTCAATTCCGCTATACAGATTGGCAGGGTAAGCGCCAACAAAAGCTTAAGCGTGGGTTTGCAACAAAGCACGAAGCGCTGGAGTGGGAACGTGAGTTCCTATTGCAGAAACAAACGGATGTAACAATGTCCTTTGGCAGCTTCTATGAGCTATATAAAAAGGATATAAAGCCTCGGCTCAAAGAAAACACTTGGCAGACAAAGGAAAACATCATCGAGGGTAAAATTATTCCTTATTTCAAGGATAGAAAGCTCTGTGACATATCCGCAACGGACGTGATTGAATGGCAAAACGAGATAAGGACACTCAAAAATAAGCACGGGAAGCTATATTCCAAGACGTATCTCCGTACCGTTCACAATCAGCTCAGCGCTATGTTCAATCACGCTGTGCGTTATTACGGCTTGCGTACCAATCCTGCGTCCATCGCAGGAAATATGGGTGAAAAGGAAAGCAAGGAGATGAAGTTTTGGACGCTTGAAGAATATAAAATCTTCTCGGAAGCGATGATGGACAAGACTGTTTCATACTATGCGTTTGAGATGCTGTATTGGACGGGTATTCGATTGGGTGAGTTGTTAGCTCTCACACCGGCGGATTTTGATTTCAAAGCTCAAACCGTCACCATCAACAAATCATTTCAGCATTTGGCAGGTAAGGACATTATTACGTCACCGAAAACCAAAAAGAGCAATCGCACGATAAATATGCCTGATTTCCTTTGTGAAGAAATGCAGGACTATTTATCAATGTTTTACAGCCGTGGCGAAGACGATCGTATATTCCCGATTTCAAAAAGCTATCTTCATCACGAGATGGACAGAGGAGCGAAGCAAGCCGGGGTTAAGCGTATCAGAATACACGACCTTAGACATTCACACGTTTCTTTGTTGATTGAAATGGGCTTTTCAGCTTTAGCCATTGCCGATAGGTTGGGACACGAAAGCATAGATGTTACTTATCGCTATGCACACTTGTTCCCGTCCAAGCAAAAGGATATGGCAGATAGGCTTAATGATCTCGGAAAGGCAGGTTAA
- a CDS encoding plasmid mobilization protein, which translates to MSAKNLDRHNRWRSKTVAFRVSPEEWEHFEKIVALSGLSKQDYLIERTLQRDIIVQGNPRVYKALKNQMQDIYGELRRISNGGAVSDEILDTLNLIAVTLGGMKGE; encoded by the coding sequence ATGTCAGCTAAAAATTTAGACCGCCACAACCGCTGGCGCAGTAAGACAGTGGCGTTCAGAGTATCGCCGGAAGAATGGGAGCATTTTGAAAAAATCGTCGCTCTGTCAGGCTTATCCAAGCAAGATTACCTCATTGAGCGCACTTTGCAGCGTGATATTATCGTGCAGGGTAATCCGAGAGTGTATAAGGCTCTCAAAAATCAAATGCAAGATATTTACGGGGAGCTGCGGCGTATCAGCAATGGCGGAGCGGTTTCAGATGAAATACTCGATACGCTCAACCTGATTGCTGTTACCCTCGGCGGAATGAAGGGGGAATGA
- a CDS encoding helicase RepA family protein, whose protein sequence is MSCENEMTAHSTPVGAGDEQSSTKYLDTSIADDLSDFNSLDLNCFDENYLHTVSMTELYDTVYENRPPIIDGLLYSGLYLFVGSPKIGKSFLMAQLAYHISTGTPIWNYKVSKGTVLYLALEDDYSRLQKRLYQMFGTDSADNLYLSVSASQLNDGLDKQLESFITKHTDTNLIIIDTLQKVREVSSDYSYSNDYEIISRLKRFADNNKICMILVHHTRKQKSDDSFDMISGTNGLLGAADGAFVLQKEKRTANAATLEISGRDQQDQKLYLNRNPDNLIWELERTETELWKEPPEPLLQVISQKFSENSPAWQGSPTELVSWLGVDMKPNALSLKLNINAARLFNEYGIRYSNRHTHSGRVITLHREQQAEV, encoded by the coding sequence ATGAGTTGTGAAAATGAAATGACCGCTCATAGCACACCTGTTGGAGCAGGTGATGAGCAGTCATCAACAAAATATCTTGATACAAGTATAGCAGATGATTTGTCTGATTTCAATAGTTTGGACTTAAATTGTTTTGACGAAAATTATCTGCACACCGTTTCTATGACTGAGTTGTACGACACTGTATATGAAAACAGACCGCCGATCATTGACGGTCTGCTGTACAGCGGACTGTATCTGTTTGTCGGCTCGCCGAAAATCGGCAAGAGCTTTTTGATGGCGCAGCTTGCTTATCATATCAGCACCGGAACGCCGATTTGGAATTACAAGGTCAGCAAAGGTACGGTGCTTTACCTTGCCCTTGAAGATGATTACAGTCGCTTGCAGAAGCGGTTGTATCAGATGTTTGGTACCGACAGCGCCGACAATCTGTACTTATCCGTTTCGGCAAGTCAGTTGAATGACGGCTTGGACAAGCAGTTGGAAAGTTTTATCACGAAGCACACCGACACCAATCTCATAATCATCGACACTTTGCAAAAGGTGCGTGAGGTAAGCTCTGATTACAGCTACTCGAATGATTATGAGATTATCAGCAGGCTAAAAAGGTTTGCCGACAATAACAAAATCTGTATGATACTCGTTCATCATACACGCAAGCAAAAGTCTGATGACAGCTTTGATATGATTTCGGGAACCAATGGCTTGCTCGGCGCAGCCGACGGAGCGTTTGTTCTGCAAAAAGAAAAGCGGACTGCAAACGCAGCTACGCTTGAAATATCCGGCAGAGACCAACAGGATCAGAAGCTATACCTTAATCGCAATCCCGATAATCTGATATGGGAGCTCGAGAGGACGGAAACCGAATTATGGAAAGAGCCGCCGGAGCCGTTGCTCCAAGTTATCTCTCAGAAGTTTTCTGAGAACAGTCCTGCTTGGCAAGGCTCACCGACAGAGCTTGTCAGTTGGCTCGGCGTAGATATGAAACCAAACGCTTTGTCGCTAAAGCTGAATATCAATGCCGCAAGGCTGTTCAATGAATATGGTATCCGCTATTCAAACAGACATACTCATAGCGGCAGGGTAATCACGCTTCACCGTGAACAGCAAGCGGAAGTTTAA
- a CDS encoding plasmid recombination protein: protein MKRTISAMVGKGSVTHNSRTFTAENVDSERTHLNIDYCNEPIKKVYHEMFDEALKQYNDKQKRKDRIIPDYYKHIESGKQEKLFHEIIFQIGNKDDMSATGEHAELARKVLDEYYQGFQERNPYLRVFSAHLHMDEATPHIHIDFVPFTTGSNRGLETRVSLKQALLNMGFKGEGRSDNELNRWILSEKKVLAQIMERHGIEWEQKDTHEQHLSVLDYKKQERVKEVAELDREIEEKQLEVKGLKATVEKIEEAKELLGDVEKQLDEDPQLQLPEPQGLMTAKSYKKKFVEPLINRLKKLVRTVLARSYEGWENYHRINNLNGRLHRENEHLKYENTKLKEVNGMLREQNKAYRLLEKVFGKHKLNEIIEQARGFKKSKQRDAR from the coding sequence ATGAAGAGAACGATTAGCGCAATGGTGGGTAAAGGCTCCGTGACACATAACAGCCGAACGTTTACGGCTGAGAATGTGGACAGCGAGCGTACCCACCTCAATATAGATTACTGTAACGAGCCAATCAAGAAAGTGTATCACGAAATGTTTGATGAAGCTCTGAAACAGTACAACGATAAGCAGAAACGCAAGGATAGAATAATTCCAGATTACTACAAGCACATCGAGTCCGGAAAGCAGGAAAAGCTGTTCCACGAGATCATCTTCCAAATTGGCAACAAGGACGATATGTCAGCAACGGGAGAGCACGCCGAGCTTGCGAGGAAAGTCCTCGACGAATACTACCAGGGCTTCCAAGAGCGCAATCCCTACCTGAGAGTGTTCTCGGCGCACCTTCATATGGACGAAGCGACGCCGCATATCCATATCGACTTTGTACCGTTCACCACCGGCAGCAATCGAGGTTTGGAAACACGAGTTTCGCTGAAACAGGCTCTGCTCAATATGGGCTTCAAAGGCGAGGGCAGGAGCGACAACGAACTGAATCGCTGGATACTTTCCGAAAAGAAAGTCCTCGCTCAGATTATGGAGCGGCACGGTATCGAATGGGAGCAGAAGGATACTCACGAGCAGCACCTGTCTGTCCTTGATTACAAAAAGCAGGAGCGAGTAAAAGAGGTTGCCGAGCTTGACAGGGAGATTGAAGAAAAGCAGCTTGAGGTCAAAGGTCTGAAAGCTACGGTTGAGAAAATCGAGGAAGCAAAGGAGCTTCTCGGCGACGTCGAAAAACAGCTTGACGAAGATCCGCAGCTGCAACTCCCTGAGCCGCAAGGCTTGATGACGGCAAAGAGCTACAAGAAAAAGTTTGTAGAACCGCTGATTAACCGGCTGAAAAAACTTGTTCGAACAGTCCTCGCCAGAAGCTATGAGGGTTGGGAGAATTACCACCGTATCAATAATCTGAACGGCAGATTGCACCGTGAGAACGAACATCTGAAATATGAAAACACCAAGCTCAAAGAGGTCAACGGTATGCTCCGTGAACAAAACAAAGCCTATCGCTTGTTGGAAAAGGTTTTCGGAAAGCACAAGCTCAATGAGATTATCGAGCAGGCGAGAGGTTTCAAAAAGTCAAAACAGCGTGACGCACGCTAA
- a CDS encoding TnpV protein, with protein sequence MEKRIYDKQTGIYYELQGDYYLPCLTLPEQPKVEIGIWGKRHLRYIKQHHKIRYTNLLTSCKLTAYLADIDKQAEEMFFRLVNQLSEKEGVTEQLKAENQMLWVRQMNNIRNRATEIVNAELIYT encoded by the coding sequence ATGGAGAAAAGAATTTACGACAAGCAGACAGGGATTTACTACGAGCTGCAAGGCGATTATTATCTGCCGTGCCTGACGCTCCCCGAACAGCCAAAGGTAGAAATCGGCATTTGGGGCAAGCGGCATTTGCGGTACATCAAGCAGCACCACAAAATCCGCTATACCAATCTGCTGACAAGCTGCAAGCTCACCGCCTACCTCGCTGACATTGACAAACAGGCAGAGGAGATGTTCTTTCGGTTGGTAAACCAACTTTCCGAAAAGGAAGGTGTAACCGAACAGCTCAAAGCAGAAAATCAAATGCTGTGGGTACGGCAAATGAACAATATCCGTAACCGTGCAACGGAGATTGTTAATGCAGAGTTGATTTATACCTAA
- a CDS encoding DUF3021 family protein has product MFGGSVFLPITTYCMYWMPHNFWGIAGYIAIFFFIYFFIWFSQYFAMKKRIQEFNNKVKSDSVNN; this is encoded by the coding sequence CTGTTTGGCGGCTCTGTTTTTTTACCAATAACCACTTATTGTATGTACTGGATGCCGCATAACTTTTGGGGTATTGCGGGCTACATTGCTATCTTCTTCTTTATTTATTTCTTCATCTGGTTCAGCCAGTATTTCGCTATGAAGAAAAGAATTCAGGAGTTTAACAACAAAGTCAAATCAGATTCTGTGAACAACTGA
- a CDS encoding amidohydrolase family protein: MTYEKDPTRMEHSIHNLKVLYDAGIPIAMGTDNMLEQMSGEVEHKELAYYVEAGLTPMQAIVLATKNGAEYLGIADRKGQIKAGMEADLILLDKNPAENISNIQFIDRVFLKGKVVYSQKPIQSFDIPDYTYPEGLLSAEYVSTDGKQRRVINYDRYESEQIITQITFKDGKKWAEEEFTVDRSLSATKWVYNRPSDNTEINAVKENGVIKLSGSFKGKPQDKSFQIGEGLWYQMMDMCFPAFANSKLDEILFYPIGTGDNRGAMSLGEFAAKKIGTENVSIDGKTYSCVKISMVLTMFSWAWTGLFWVDTATGQLVQSGVKKGNKEKPEWQLKELTYK, from the coding sequence ATGACATATGAGAAAGACCCGACAAGAATGGAGCACAGCATACACAATCTCAAGGTGCTGTACGACGCGGGAATTCCGATTGCTATGGGTACAGACAATATGCTTGAGCAGATGTCGGGCGAGGTCGAGCACAAGGAGCTTGCTTACTATGTCGAAGCAGGACTGACGCCAATGCAGGCTATCGTGCTTGCCACCAAAAACGGCGCGGAATATTTAGGCATTGCCGACAGAAAAGGACAGATAAAGGCAGGTATGGAAGCGGATTTGATTCTGCTTGATAAGAACCCTGCCGAGAACATCTCTAACATTCAGTTTATCGACAGAGTGTTCTTAAAAGGTAAGGTTGTATATTCTCAGAAGCCGATTCAGTCCTTTGATATACCCGACTACACATATCCCGAGGGATTACTATCTGCCGAGTATGTAAGCACAGACGGCAAACAGCGTCGTGTTATCAATTATGACCGTTACGAGAGCGAGCAAATTATTACCCAAATCACTTTTAAGGACGGTAAAAAATGGGCGGAGGAAGAATTCACGGTTGACCGCAGCCTTTCGGCAACAAAATGGGTATATAACCGTCCGTCAGACAATACCGAAATCAATGCGGTTAAGGAAAACGGCGTAATAAAGTTGAGCGGCAGCTTCAAAGGCAAACCGCAGGACAAGAGCTTCCAGATTGGCGAAGGCTTATGGTATCAGATGATGGATATGTGCTTCCCTGCTTTTGCTAATTCAAAGCTTGACGAGATCCTGTTCTATCCGATTGGCACAGGTGATAACCGCGGCGCTATGTCGCTCGGTGAATTTGCCGCCAAGAAAATCGGCACGGAGAACGTGAGCATTGACGGCAAAACCTACTCTTGCGTCAAAATCAGCATGGTGCTCACCATGTTCTCGTGGGCATGGACGGGGCTTTTCTGGGTCGATACCGCAACCGGGCAGTTAGTTCAAAGCGGTGTAAAAAAAGGAAATAAAGAAAAACCGGAATGGCAGTTAAAGGAATTGACCTATAAATAA
- a CDS encoding amidohydrolase family protein: MPSILGIPLIGFVQMVLGTGIIVFLLIKFLTRPKKNKKDEYIINDVHVIVGDGTKQEHQNVYIKNGLITEISAQPIQKKNVQMIDGAGKTLMPGLIDSHIHIQGGFSCHNEDESDVFLGEKMPQIFNENVLPYGITTIKDLDAPKHFIYKLRDKIRSGEIQGPDLLIVGPNFTAPDGHPANTLGSNSEWARSEMAIEVNTPEQVSAGIKELKEAGVDFLKFTYQGGDYWYFDNKLTIQKIDKELMKQIIREGKENGLNSTAHVFYYDDVKELLEAGIYGIEHGILDRDIEPDDPIITLWKKIGRALCSDRQRHDI; this comes from the coding sequence ATGCCAAGTATATTAGGTATTCCGCTTATCGGATTTGTTCAAATGGTTCTCGGAACCGGGATTATAGTTTTTTTATTGATCAAATTCCTGACCCGTCCCAAAAAGAACAAAAAGGACGAGTATATCATCAATGACGTTCACGTCATCGTCGGTGACGGAACAAAGCAGGAGCATCAGAACGTCTATATCAAAAACGGCTTGATCACGGAAATCTCCGCGCAGCCCATTCAAAAGAAAAACGTGCAGATGATTGACGGCGCGGGCAAAACGCTGATGCCCGGTCTGATTGACAGCCATATTCATATTCAGGGCGGCTTTTCCTGTCACAATGAAGATGAAAGCGACGTTTTTCTGGGCGAAAAAATGCCGCAGATTTTCAATGAGAATGTGCTGCCGTATGGCATAACAACTATTAAGGATTTAGACGCGCCGAAGCATTTTATCTATAAGCTCCGTGATAAAATCAGATCGGGAGAAATTCAGGGTCCCGACTTATTGATAGTAGGTCCGAACTTTACGGCTCCCGACGGGCATCCTGCCAATACGCTCGGCTCCAACAGCGAATGGGCAAGGTCTGAGATGGCGATTGAGGTCAATACTCCCGAGCAGGTTTCCGCGGGAATTAAAGAGCTCAAAGAAGCGGGTGTTGATTTTTTGAAATTCACCTATCAAGGCGGCGACTACTGGTATTTTGATAATAAGCTGACAATCCAGAAGATAGACAAGGAGTTAATGAAGCAGATTATCCGCGAGGGTAAGGAAAACGGACTGAACTCTACCGCTCACGTTTTTTATTATGACGACGTAAAGGAACTGCTTGAAGCGGGCATATACGGCATAGAACACGGCATTCTTGACAGAGATATTGAACCCGACGACCCGATCATCACTCTTTGGAAAAAAATCGGGCGCGCACTTTGTTCCGACCGTCAACGCCATGACATATGA
- a CDS encoding AbrB/MazE/SpoVT family DNA-binding domain-containing protein, whose translation MARPEGKYAWTVTVGTKGQIVLPKEARDVFDIKPGDTLIILGDKDQGMAIPPKNQFSDFFGKIFGK comes from the coding sequence ATGGCAAGACCTGAAGGCAAGTACGCGTGGACGGTTACCGTCGGCACAAAAGGACAGATTGTTCTTCCAAAGGAAGCGAGAGATGTTTTTGACATCAAACCCGGTGATACCTTGATTATTTTAGGTGACAAGGATCAGGGAATGGCGATACCGCCCAAAAATCAATTTTCCGATTTCTTCGGAAAAATTTTCGGCAAATAA
- a CDS encoding ATP-binding protein has protein sequence METVIQNLIDNAVKYSLPDTEIMIDVNGKTLSVSNQTEPLTKSELKQMWQPYFRKDKSRSQKGNGLGLSIVKSILDLHEAKYSVEMTGNILAITVKPETSQKKRSDVQSVDEGGRLQQRER, from the coding sequence ATGGAAACCGTTATTCAAAATCTGATCGACAACGCGGTAAAGTATTCTCTGCCGGATACCGAAATAATGATAGATGTAAACGGTAAAACACTTTCCGTCAGCAATCAAACGGAACCACTCACAAAATCCGAGCTCAAACAGATGTGGCAGCCTTATTTTCGCAAGGACAAAAGCCGAAGTCAAAAGGGAAACGGCTTGGGCTTGTCGATCGTTAAATCAATTTTGGACTTGCACGAAGCTAAGTACAGTGTTGAAATGACTGGAAACATTTTGGCGATTACAGTTAAGCCTGAGACATCGCAGAAAAAACGGAGTGACGTACAGTCAGTTGATGAAGGCGGCAGGTTACAGCAGCGCGAACGATAG